In Luteitalea sp. TBR-22, one genomic interval encodes:
- a CDS encoding FliM/FliN family flagellar motor switch protein has protein sequence MSSSPTSSSSTDLSLPPALASFGDVRMRVDVILGRGSMTLRACLGLQRGSVVRLAQSAGQDLFVLVNDVPVARGEVVIIDDSVSLRLTEFRQKAASEALA, from the coding sequence ATGTCCTCTTCTCCGACTTCGTCATCCAGTACTGACCTGTCGCTGCCGCCGGCCCTGGCCAGCTTCGGCGACGTCAGGATGCGCGTCGACGTCATCCTCGGCCGCGGCTCCATGACGCTGCGCGCCTGCCTCGGCCTGCAGCGGGGCAGCGTCGTGCGCCTCGCGCAGTCGGCGGGGCAGGACCTGTTCGTGCTCGTGAACGACGTGCCGGTGGCGCGCGGCGAGGTCGTGATCATCGACGACAGCGTGTCGCTGCGGCTCACCGAGTTCCGCCAGAAGGCGGCGAGCGAGGCGCTGGCGTGA
- a CDS encoding flagellar export protein FliJ, which translates to MARFRFRLEPVLQMRQRAEDQAQQALARAERQLQEAERGLALAENRLGDAYAAANEAERGGADVIRLTWHRNWIVVKTRDVEAARLDVRDRLETRDLRLRQAQEARKQRLVLARFKDRAQQAYDADVARLEMQAIDELATIKAARRAGDFQ; encoded by the coding sequence ATGGCTCGCTTCCGCTTTAGGCTCGAACCCGTCCTGCAGATGCGCCAGCGCGCCGAGGATCAGGCGCAGCAGGCCCTCGCACGCGCCGAACGGCAGCTCCAGGAGGCCGAACGCGGCCTGGCGCTGGCCGAGAACCGTCTCGGCGACGCCTACGCCGCCGCCAACGAGGCCGAGCGCGGCGGCGCCGACGTGATTCGGCTCACGTGGCATCGAAATTGGATTGTCGTCAAGACACGGGACGTGGAGGCTGCCCGCCTCGACGTCCGCGACCGGCTCGAGACCCGGGACCTGCGGCTCCGCCAAGCGCAGGAGGCGCGCAAGCAACGCCTGGTCCTCGCCCGGTTCAAGGATCGCGCGCAGCAGGCGTACGACGCCGACGTGGCCCGGCTGGAGATGCAGGCCATCGACGAACTCGCGACCATCAAGGCCGCGCGCAGGGCAGGAGACTTCCAGTGA
- the fliL gene encoding flagellar basal body-associated protein FliL: MSKAAAKSDDAPKKKGKLPLILGLVVLLAGGGGGGYWYYARQKAAAAAASQGSDPGKAKAGEHGEGGHEAEAKEGGALLPLDVFTVNLADTEAQRFLRTNVQLVIDADEAALKEIEEEKLPVARARSVVLDLLSTQKSADIATAEGKAALKKAIAAQTAKAIHHEVLDVLFSDFVIQY, encoded by the coding sequence ATGAGCAAAGCTGCCGCGAAGTCCGACGACGCCCCCAAGAAGAAGGGCAAGCTCCCCCTCATCCTCGGCCTGGTGGTCCTCCTGGCAGGGGGTGGCGGTGGCGGCTACTGGTACTACGCCCGGCAGAAGGCTGCGGCGGCTGCCGCCTCCCAGGGCAGCGATCCGGGCAAGGCCAAGGCGGGTGAGCACGGCGAGGGCGGTCACGAGGCAGAGGCGAAGGAGGGTGGGGCGCTCCTGCCGCTCGACGTGTTCACCGTGAACCTGGCCGACACCGAGGCGCAACGGTTCCTCCGCACCAACGTGCAGCTGGTGATCGACGCCGACGAGGCCGCGCTGAAGGAGATCGAGGAGGAGAAGCTCCCGGTCGCCCGGGCCCGCTCGGTGGTGCTCGACCTGCTGTCGACGCAGAAGTCGGCCGACATCGCCACGGCGGAAGGCAAGGCCGCCCTCAAGAAGGCCATTGCCGCGCAGACGGCCAAGGCGATCCACCACGAGGTGCTCGATGTCCTCTTCTCCGACTTCGTCATCCAGTACTGA
- a CDS encoding flagellar hook capping FlgD N-terminal domain-containing protein: MSTSAIGTTTAQGLAANAAQATTRATGTRDLGQDAFMRLLTTQLQNQDPTKPQDNGEFIAQLATFSQLEKLTIISDKLDQIGTALGVTLTDTGASGTSGTSGATTPSSTGTTGTSTTKDGGK; encoded by the coding sequence GTGAGCACATCGGCCATCGGCACCACCACCGCACAGGGCCTTGCCGCCAACGCCGCGCAGGCGACCACGCGCGCGACCGGCACCCGCGACCTCGGACAGGACGCCTTCATGCGGCTGCTCACCACGCAGCTGCAGAACCAGGACCCGACCAAGCCGCAGGACAACGGCGAGTTCATCGCGCAGCTGGCCACGTTCAGCCAGCTCGAGAAGCTCACGATCATCTCCGACAAGCTCGATCAGATCGGCACCGCCCTCGGCGTGACGCTGACCGACACGGGCGCGTCCGGCACGTCCGGCACGAGCGGAGCCACCACCCCCAGCAGCACCGGCACCACCGGGACCAGCACCACGAAAGACGGAGGCAAGTGA
- a CDS encoding flagellar hook protein FlgE — MAVGSFSAGLSGLNANGTYLSVIGNNLANINTIAYKSSAVSFADLVSQTVGGTSINPMQVGLGVLTGSISPVFSQGAIENTREATNVAIQGSGFFVVRGDNGNAYTRAGNFAFNADGELVTPDGWRVQGYTDLDPVTGEVVTTNGLKDIVVPPGVLRQPVATSNVRTLINLDANADVTGAPNFTTPIKIFDALGSSHVITVNFQKTGAGAWTYTATVPQAEVNGGTGVFQLATGNLTFNGAGQLTAPAADVTFTAPATWANGAVGTNITWDITPPPADKPSITNFASASETSSITQNGSAAGQISNISIDPEGQIVATFGAGQTVSVGQLALANFNNPKGLVKLGANRYGESQSAGIANVGTAGTGGRGTLIGSAIEQSNVDIAQEFTQMILAQRGYQANSRTITTSDEVLQETLQLKR; from the coding sequence ATGGCAGTCGGATCATTTTCCGCCGGGTTGTCGGGCCTCAACGCCAACGGCACCTACCTCAGCGTGATCGGCAACAATCTCGCGAACATCAACACGATTGCCTACAAGAGCAGCGCGGTCAGCTTCGCCGACCTCGTGAGCCAGACCGTCGGCGGCACCAGCATCAACCCGATGCAGGTCGGGCTCGGCGTGCTCACCGGCTCCATCTCCCCGGTGTTCAGCCAGGGCGCGATCGAGAACACCCGCGAGGCGACCAACGTCGCCATCCAGGGCAGCGGCTTCTTCGTCGTGCGCGGCGACAACGGCAACGCCTACACGCGTGCCGGCAACTTCGCCTTCAACGCCGACGGCGAGCTGGTGACTCCGGATGGCTGGCGCGTGCAGGGCTACACCGATCTCGATCCCGTGACCGGCGAGGTGGTGACCACCAACGGCCTGAAGGACATCGTCGTGCCGCCGGGCGTGCTCCGGCAGCCGGTGGCCACCAGCAACGTGCGCACGCTGATCAACCTCGACGCCAACGCCGATGTCACCGGCGCGCCCAACTTCACGACCCCAATCAAGATCTTCGACGCGCTCGGTTCGTCGCACGTGATCACGGTCAACTTCCAGAAGACCGGCGCCGGCGCCTGGACCTACACGGCCACCGTGCCGCAGGCGGAAGTCAACGGCGGGACCGGCGTGTTCCAGCTGGCGACCGGCAACCTGACCTTCAACGGCGCCGGCCAGCTGACGGCGCCGGCCGCCGACGTCACCTTCACGGCGCCGGCGACGTGGGCCAACGGCGCGGTGGGCACCAACATCACCTGGGACATCACGCCGCCGCCGGCCGACAAGCCGTCGATCACCAACTTCGCCTCCGCGTCGGAGACCTCGTCGATCACCCAGAACGGGTCGGCCGCCGGCCAGATCAGCAACATCTCGATCGACCCCGAGGGGCAGATCGTCGCCACGTTCGGCGCCGGGCAGACCGTCTCGGTGGGTCAGCTGGCGCTGGCCAACTTCAACAACCCGAAGGGCCTCGTGAAGCTGGGCGCCAACCGCTACGGCGAAAGCCAGTCGGCTGGCATCGCCAATGTCGGCACCGCCGGCACCGGCGGGCGCGGCACCCTGATCGGCAGTGCGATCGAGCAGTCCAACGTCGACATCGCGCAGGAGTTCACGCAGATGATCCTGGCGCAGCGCGGCTACCAGGCCAACTCGCGCACCATCACCACGTCGGACGAAGTGCTCCAGGAAACCCTGCAGCTGAAGCGGTAG
- a CDS encoding flagellar hook-length control protein FliK translates to MSLVPFAPSTAAAVPSAVSRPAGSPASPRAGGPPAASPRSQAVARGGVTATHQAKGRQGFASVLAAVQDQEPQEAADRSPSSIASPETRATTGAPGPSSHEAAESEDEAVPGNDLRTASPGDPQTPWLLLALGAGPWAEVVAPSADGAHVGAEDGGGDAVILALDERLATSPAEPPAAPGSQLVVAAPLAGEAFVVGAPAGNPVASSSAPVIENGRLQEPPTAMPTGPLAAAMARTPNATGQASADLETSATPSGEATLGGSPDTAQAGVPVQAERASVGATPADATSTDPPAVHAPAADIRARSSVASGGGDRSAPTTAGEGTDRVPGGGQVAPGATANRLAQALGRAVGAQTDAPGAAVHLVPVEASATPPSMSPSASRATEVLLRLAQGGGPVSRRATESAASGAFAQMLSSALPTSATTPVGAAPPPSAPLPVATGEQVLAQVVASLKVQWKDGIGEAKLHLRPDALGHVSVALKVEAGAVTAVVKADNPQVQEWILQHQSSLRQQMEAAGLRLDDLVVSPDDQRQSGGQSQPDGEEAPHRQPRRDRDQARGDGARFEMLL, encoded by the coding sequence ATGAGCCTCGTCCCGTTCGCCCCGTCCACCGCTGCCGCCGTGCCGTCGGCCGTCTCCCGACCGGCGGGCTCGCCTGCCTCACCACGCGCCGGCGGCCCCCCCGCGGCCTCGCCGCGCAGTCAGGCCGTGGCCCGCGGGGGCGTCACGGCAACGCACCAGGCCAAGGGCCGGCAGGGCTTTGCCAGCGTGCTGGCCGCCGTCCAGGACCAGGAACCGCAGGAGGCCGCGGACCGGTCGCCCTCGTCGATAGCCTCCCCGGAAACGCGCGCCACCACCGGGGCGCCTGGCCCGTCGAGCCACGAGGCCGCCGAGAGCGAGGACGAGGCCGTTCCGGGAAACGACCTTCGGACGGCGTCGCCCGGCGACCCGCAGACGCCGTGGCTCCTGCTCGCGCTCGGGGCGGGCCCCTGGGCCGAGGTCGTGGCGCCGTCAGCCGACGGCGCACACGTGGGTGCCGAGGATGGCGGCGGGGACGCGGTGATCCTTGCGCTGGACGAACGTCTCGCGACGTCACCGGCCGAGCCCCCCGCGGCGCCAGGGTCGCAGCTCGTCGTGGCAGCGCCGCTCGCCGGCGAAGCGTTCGTCGTGGGCGCACCCGCGGGGAACCCCGTGGCGTCGTCCTCGGCGCCCGTCATCGAGAACGGCCGTCTCCAGGAACCGCCCACCGCGATGCCCACGGGGCCATTGGCAGCCGCCATGGCCCGCACGCCCAACGCCACGGGGCAGGCCTCGGCCGACCTGGAGACGAGCGCGACACCGTCAGGCGAGGCGACCCTGGGCGGCAGCCCTGATACTGCCCAGGCGGGAGTACCCGTCCAGGCGGAGCGCGCGTCGGTCGGTGCCACTCCTGCCGACGCGACGTCCACGGACCCGCCCGCGGTTCACGCGCCCGCGGCAGACATACGTGCCCGCTCGAGTGTCGCGAGCGGCGGCGGGGACCGATCGGCCCCCACGACCGCGGGAGAGGGAACCGACCGCGTGCCCGGCGGAGGCCAGGTTGCGCCGGGCGCGACCGCGAACCGGCTGGCCCAGGCGCTGGGCCGGGCGGTTGGCGCGCAGACGGACGCACCAGGGGCCGCGGTGCATCTGGTGCCGGTCGAGGCGAGTGCGACGCCGCCCTCGATGTCGCCGTCGGCGTCGCGGGCCACCGAGGTGCTCCTGCGTCTCGCGCAGGGCGGCGGTCCCGTGTCGCGCCGGGCGACCGAGTCGGCCGCCAGTGGCGCCTTCGCCCAGATGCTGTCCTCGGCGCTGCCGACGTCGGCGACGACGCCCGTCGGCGCGGCGCCACCGCCCTCGGCGCCGCTCCCGGTGGCGACCGGCGAACAGGTGCTGGCCCAGGTGGTGGCGTCGCTGAAGGTGCAGTGGAAGGACGGCATCGGGGAGGCCAAGCTCCACCTCCGACCGGATGCGCTCGGCCACGTCAGCGTGGCCCTCAAGGTCGAGGCTGGTGCGGTGACCGCGGTGGTCAAGGCCGACAACCCGCAGGTGCAGGAGTGGATTCTCCAGCACCAGTCGTCGCTGCGGCAGCAGATGGAAGCGGCCGGCCTGCGCCTCGACGACCTGGTGGTCTCGCCCGACGACCAGCGGCAGTCCGGCGGGCAGTCGCAGCCCGACGGGGAGGAGGCGCCGCATCGCCAGCCCCGGCGCGACCGCGATCAGGCCCGCGGCGACGGCGCCCGATTCGAGATGCTCCTCTGA
- the fliO gene encoding flagellar biosynthetic protein FliO, with protein MTTFLLAQAQAVPVTPGWSDGPGVVRTLLSLMVVIGLMAGCLWLIRRSGWQGGRKGARAVQVETAVGLGDRRQLVIVQVEGRRLLLGVTPMHVSLVTELAAGAAFADTLAAQVGQAPSARGQA; from the coding sequence GTGACCACGTTCCTGCTGGCGCAGGCGCAGGCCGTGCCCGTCACTCCGGGCTGGTCCGACGGCCCTGGCGTCGTGCGCACCCTGCTCTCGCTGATGGTGGTGATCGGCCTGATGGCCGGCTGCCTGTGGCTGATTCGCCGCAGCGGCTGGCAGGGCGGGCGCAAGGGCGCCCGCGCCGTGCAGGTGGAGACCGCCGTGGGGCTGGGCGATCGCCGCCAGCTCGTGATCGTGCAGGTCGAGGGGCGCCGGTTGCTGCTCGGCGTGACGCCCATGCACGTCTCGCTGGTCACCGAGCTGGCGGCCGGTGCCGCCTTTGCCGACACCCTCGCGGCGCAGGTCGGCCAGGCGCCGTCGGCAAGGGGGCAGGCGTGA